The proteins below are encoded in one region of Malaclemys terrapin pileata isolate rMalTer1 chromosome 8, rMalTer1.hap1, whole genome shotgun sequence:
- the LOC128842318 gene encoding ovomucoid-like, protein MKTAAVVVFLALGLFFSFQDATGQDGKPQGFCSEYKKPPSVCTKDLHPICGTDNKTYSNKCFFCKAVWENLGSLCFKQEGEC, encoded by the exons ATGAAGACAGCAGCTGTCGTTGTGTTCCTCGCTCTGGGGCTCTTCTTCAGCTTTCAGG ATGCTACTGGTCAGGATGGTAAG CCACAGGGTTTCTGCAGTGAGTACAAGAAGCCACCTTCTGTCTGCACCAAGGACTTACACCCAATCTGTGGCACTGATAACAAAACATACAGCAACAAATGCTTCTTTTGCAAAGCAGTCTG GGAAAACCTTGGAAGTCTTTGCTTTAAGCAAGAAGGAGAATGCTGA
- the UBLCP1 gene encoding ubiquitin-like domain-containing CTD phosphatase 1: MSLSIIIKWGGQEYSITSLSEDDTVLDLKQSLKGLTGVLPERQKLLGLKMKGKPADNDVKLGALKLKPNTKIMMMGTREESLEDVLGPPPDNDDVVNDFDIEEEVVEVENREENLLKISRRVKEYKVEILNPPREGKKLLVLDVDYTLFDHRSCAETGVELMRPYLHEFLTSAYEDYDIVIWSATNMKWIEAKMKELGVSTNANYKITFMLDSAAMITVHTPRRGLIDVKPLGVIWGKFSEFYNKKNTIMFDDIGRNFLMNPQNGLKIRPFMKAHLNRDKDKELLKLTQYLKEIAKLDDFLELNHKHWERYLSKKQGQ, from the exons ATGTCTCTCTCTATTATAATAAAATGGGGTGGACAGGAATATTCTATAACCTCATTATCCGAAGATGATACAGTGTTAGATCTTAAACAATCTCTCAAAGGCCTTACAGGAGTGCTACCAGAGCGCCAAAAGCTGCTTGGACTTAAAATGAAAG GCAAACCTGCAGACAATGATGTTAAGCTCGGAGCTCTCAAACTGAAACCAAATACTAAAATCATGATGATGGGAACTCGTGAAGAGAGTTtg GAGGATGTTCTTGGACCACCCCCTGACAATGATGATGTAGTCAATGACTTTGATATTGAAGAAGAAGTTGTTGAAGTAGAAAATAG GGAAGAGAACCTACTAAAAATTTCCCGGAGAGTCAAAGAGTACAAAGTGGAAATTCTGAATCCTCCTAGGGAAGGGAAAAAGCTGTTGGTATTAGATGTTGATTACACACTGTTTG ACCATAGGTCATGTGCAGAAACTGGGGTAGAGTTAATGAGGCCATACCTTCATGAATTCCTGACATCGGCATATGAAGATTATGATATTGTAATTTGGT CTGCTACTAATATGAAGTGGATTGAAGCTAAAATGAAA gagctgggagtgagtACAAATGCAAACTACAAGATAACCTTCATGTTGGACAGTGCTGCCATGATAACGGTGCACACTCCAAGGAGAGGACTAATAGAT GTGAAACCCCTTGGTGTTATATGGGGCAAATTTTCAGAGTTTTACAACAAGAAAAATACTATCATGTTTGATGATATTGGACGAAACTTTCTAATGAACCCACAAAATGGACTAAAG ATAAGACCCTTTATGAAAGCACATTTAAATCGGGATAAAGACAAGGAGCTTTTAAAGCTTACTCAGTACCTCAAAGAAATAGCAAAATTAGATGACTTTTTGGAACTGAATCACAAACACTGGGAAAG gTACCTTTCAAAGAAGCAAGGACAATAG